One region of Pseudoalteromonas piscicida genomic DNA includes:
- a CDS encoding glycosyl hydrolase family 18 protein, translated as MKQHVKALKLSQMASILGAIFCANSYAYNCDGLPEWSQSSAYNGGAQVQKSQQAFEAKWWTQSDPVTHSGQWDDWKKLGDCDSVVTNTPPTVQSLLPVEGSSFNENDSVAISVNATDSDGQVTQVEFFVDGASVGIDTTATGDSFSFNWSATAGTHAISVIATDDKQAVSNSLMTNIVVNTTGNQLPSANLSLGGSSNLVINQPIDIVLDGSDPDGTVTKLSLLINGQVAFESTTAPAQHTWTPSQLGAVSLKLIVEDNSGGTAESILNANVVETPPVANNCVPHGLYQTPNTSPNYCDIYDETGREKMGTDHPRRVIGYFTSWRTGKNGQPSYLVDDIPWDKITHINYAFAHVDANNKVSIGNPTAPNNPATNMTWPGVAGAEMDPALPYTGHFNLLNKFKKQHPDVKTLISVGGWAETGGYFDETGKRVASGGFYTMTTNADGSVNHAGIDAFVASSVEFIRKYNFDGVDIDYEYPSSMNDSGHPDDFAISNPRRAALNASYQVLMKKLREALDQAGQQDNTHYLLTIASPSSGYLLRGMETFQVTKYLDYVNIMSYDLHGAWNQHVGHNASLFDTGEDSELKQWNVYGTKEFEGIGYLNTDWAVKYFRGSVSAGRINIGIPYYTRGFRDVTGGTNGLWGQAALPNQADCPPGTGSGEKNKCGNGAVGIDNLWHDKNDIGLEVPAGSNPLWHVKNLQNGVLGSYLSDYGLDPVNNPEHQINGTYTRHYDSVAVAPWLWNSTKNVFLSIEDEESMAAKVDYVINQELGGIMFWELAGDFDYDVSKNEYFMGSSLTSLAYNKFNQSGTPYSVKQGNKTFIKPTSAVDVTFVAKDFPAGDANYPIAPTFAFTNNSAIDLSGAKISFDVPVATSAIFKSNWNAQEKLGMAVDVNGSNAAGNNIGGFENEFHRFSISLINEWGGTPKSFAPGETINAQVMYYMPISGPVNFVVEKDGNRYALTSEYKDLPIATPGTGPTDPITSCKGTPISQIVVYPNLPQGTHAAQGDLIVEGNAVYEAKWWSNKQPSVSSDYTKVCNL; from the coding sequence ATGAAACAACATGTAAAGGCCCTTAAATTATCGCAAATGGCTTCGATCCTCGGCGCCATTTTCTGCGCAAACTCATACGCTTACAATTGTGATGGCTTACCAGAATGGTCACAAAGCTCAGCTTATAATGGCGGAGCTCAAGTACAAAAATCGCAACAAGCATTTGAGGCAAAGTGGTGGACTCAATCAGATCCAGTTACCCATTCGGGGCAGTGGGATGATTGGAAAAAATTGGGCGACTGTGACAGCGTTGTCACTAACACACCGCCTACAGTACAATCCTTACTACCAGTTGAGGGAAGTTCTTTTAATGAAAATGACAGCGTTGCCATTTCTGTAAATGCAACAGACAGCGATGGTCAAGTAACTCAGGTAGAGTTTTTTGTTGATGGCGCATCAGTCGGTATTGATACGACAGCAACGGGTGATAGTTTTTCATTTAACTGGTCAGCAACGGCTGGGACACACGCAATTTCAGTTATTGCGACAGATGATAAACAAGCGGTGTCTAACTCTTTAATGACCAATATCGTCGTTAATACGACAGGAAATCAGTTACCTTCAGCAAACCTTTCGTTAGGTGGAAGTAGCAATCTCGTTATTAATCAACCCATTGATATCGTACTAGATGGGTCAGATCCAGACGGTACTGTAACCAAGCTATCACTTCTCATTAATGGACAAGTTGCTTTTGAAAGTACCACCGCACCAGCACAACACACCTGGACGCCATCACAACTAGGCGCGGTATCATTAAAGCTTATTGTCGAAGATAATAGCGGCGGTACTGCAGAGAGCATACTCAATGCAAATGTGGTTGAAACCCCTCCAGTCGCAAACAACTGTGTTCCTCATGGTCTTTATCAAACCCCCAACACATCACCTAACTACTGTGATATTTATGATGAAACCGGTCGCGAAAAAATGGGCACCGATCACCCTAGACGTGTCATCGGTTACTTTACCAGCTGGAGAACAGGAAAGAATGGTCAGCCGAGTTATTTAGTTGATGATATTCCATGGGATAAGATCACCCATATAAATTACGCTTTCGCGCACGTTGATGCCAATAATAAGGTATCAATAGGCAATCCAACAGCACCGAACAATCCAGCAACAAATATGACTTGGCCAGGTGTTGCCGGTGCAGAGATGGACCCCGCTCTTCCTTACACCGGTCATTTTAACTTGCTGAACAAATTTAAGAAGCAGCACCCTGATGTTAAAACCTTAATCTCTGTCGGCGGCTGGGCTGAAACTGGCGGTTACTTTGATGAAACAGGTAAGCGTGTCGCAAGTGGCGGTTTCTATACGATGACGACCAATGCAGACGGCAGCGTAAATCACGCTGGTATTGACGCATTTGTAGCAAGTTCTGTTGAATTTATTCGTAAATATAACTTTGATGGCGTTGATATTGACTATGAATACCCATCATCTATGAACGACTCTGGTCACCCCGACGATTTTGCCATCTCAAACCCGCGTCGAGCTGCACTGAATGCTTCTTATCAAGTACTAATGAAAAAGCTAAGAGAAGCATTAGACCAGGCAGGTCAACAAGACAATACACACTACCTGTTAACAATTGCATCGCCATCTTCTGGTTACCTTCTACGTGGTATGGAAACATTCCAAGTTACTAAGTACCTAGACTACGTCAATATCATGTCTTATGACTTACATGGCGCATGGAACCAACACGTTGGCCACAACGCATCGCTATTCGACACTGGCGAAGATTCCGAGCTCAAACAATGGAATGTATACGGTACCAAAGAGTTTGAGGGCATTGGTTACCTTAACACTGACTGGGCCGTTAAATACTTCAGGGGATCTGTCTCTGCAGGACGCATCAATATCGGTATCCCTTATTATACTCGTGGTTTTAGAGATGTTACGGGTGGTACAAATGGCTTATGGGGTCAGGCTGCATTACCTAACCAAGCTGATTGCCCCCCAGGCACGGGCAGCGGTGAAAAGAACAAGTGCGGTAATGGTGCTGTTGGTATCGATAACTTGTGGCACGACAAGAATGACATTGGCTTAGAAGTACCAGCAGGCTCCAACCCTCTTTGGCATGTCAAAAACCTTCAAAATGGTGTTTTGGGTAGTTACCTAAGTGATTATGGACTAGACCCAGTTAACAACCCAGAGCATCAAATTAATGGCACCTATACGCGTCATTATGACTCTGTGGCCGTTGCACCTTGGCTTTGGAATTCCACCAAAAATGTCTTCCTATCCATTGAAGATGAGGAATCTATGGCCGCTAAAGTCGACTATGTCATCAACCAAGAACTAGGCGGTATCATGTTCTGGGAGCTTGCAGGCGACTTCGATTACGATGTGAGCAAGAATGAATATTTCATGGGTTCATCGCTAACAAGCTTAGCCTACAACAAGTTTAACCAAAGTGGCACGCCTTATTCAGTTAAACAAGGTAATAAGACCTTCATAAAACCAACTTCGGCGGTTGATGTAACATTCGTCGCTAAAGATTTTCCTGCGGGAGATGCTAACTACCCAATTGCACCAACTTTTGCCTTTACAAACAACTCAGCGATAGACTTGAGTGGCGCTAAAATTTCGTTTGATGTTCCGGTTGCAACATCTGCCATTTTCAAATCTAACTGGAATGCACAAGAAAAGCTTGGCATGGCAGTAGATGTAAATGGATCGAATGCCGCAGGTAACAATATCGGTGGCTTCGAAAACGAGTTCCATAGATTCTCAATCTCTCTCATAAATGAGTGGGGTGGTACGCCTAAGTCTTTTGCTCCGGGCGAAACCATTAATGCCCAAGTAATGTATTACATGCCTATTTCTGGCCCGGTTAACTTTGTGGTTGAGAAAGACGGCAATCGCTATGCACTCACCAGTGAATACAAGGATCTACCTATTGCAACCCCTGGCACCGGCCCTACAGATCCAATCACTAGCTGTAAAGGCACACCTATCAGTCAAATTGTGGTTTACCCGAATTTGCCACAGGGCACACATGCTGCTCAAGGTGATTTAATTGTTGAAGGAAACGCGGTATATGAAGCGAAATGGTGGAGCAATAAGCAACCATCAGTCAGCAGCGATTATACCAAGGTTTGCAACTTGTAA
- a CDS encoding lytic polysaccharide monooxygenase, which produces MNSLQRKYALGLLGATSALLSSTVSAHGFMDFPKARQAICQAQGGYWWPDDGSNIPNLACRAAFLDSGHFQFVQEHEFSTNTADYNNLEAVKVNIPDGTLCSAGDPNKSGMSVVSPHWQRTVVEPNAQNKLAISFRATTPHNPSFWQFFLSKPSYDGDTSPLTWNDLELINEFGNIDFVVDPEGKRFYKMEIDIPQGREGNAVLYTRWQRLDVAGEGFYNCSDITIASSGTPPEWVSSGYFLKQGQDANAGDSVWFRTFDQSGNELISHSLKVTSTNVSTWQAELAQYLNNNYGNKVNIGIKQVDGSIAFDANALLANEVFLPNAAYTSNLSIVKGGDNTAPTVNPISNQRIAESSQATVHAHAFDDQNDPLTFIWRIPAPLSFSGEGDTITISAPEVAADQTFQAELNVTDGKASTTVKFSITVQDSINNQYPAWNSTTTYVAGDRVTHQQKVYEAKWWTQGEEPGTSDVWKAI; this is translated from the coding sequence ATGAATAGTTTACAACGTAAATATGCGCTTGGTCTTTTGGGCGCAACCTCAGCTTTGCTTTCAAGCACAGTTTCAGCTCACGGTTTTATGGACTTTCCCAAAGCAAGGCAAGCAATCTGTCAGGCGCAAGGAGGCTATTGGTGGCCGGATGATGGCTCAAATATCCCAAACTTAGCCTGTCGCGCAGCTTTTCTTGACTCCGGCCATTTCCAATTTGTGCAAGAGCATGAGTTTTCAACTAACACCGCTGATTACAACAATCTGGAGGCGGTAAAAGTGAATATACCAGACGGAACGCTCTGCTCAGCGGGCGATCCAAACAAAAGTGGTATGAGTGTTGTTTCACCTCACTGGCAGCGTACAGTTGTCGAACCAAACGCTCAAAATAAACTTGCAATTAGCTTTAGAGCGACAACACCGCACAACCCGAGCTTTTGGCAGTTTTTCCTTTCGAAACCAAGCTACGATGGTGATACATCGCCCCTGACTTGGAATGATTTAGAGCTAATCAATGAGTTTGGCAATATTGATTTCGTTGTCGATCCTGAAGGTAAACGTTTCTATAAAATGGAAATAGATATACCTCAAGGGCGTGAGGGCAATGCAGTTTTATATACGCGTTGGCAACGGTTAGATGTCGCAGGTGAGGGATTTTATAATTGCTCGGATATCACGATAGCATCATCTGGCACACCACCAGAATGGGTTAGCAGCGGTTATTTCTTAAAACAAGGACAAGACGCCAATGCTGGTGACAGTGTGTGGTTTAGGACATTTGACCAATCTGGTAATGAATTAATTAGCCATAGCCTTAAGGTAACTTCCACGAATGTATCAACATGGCAAGCTGAGTTAGCTCAATACCTTAATAACAATTACGGTAATAAGGTCAACATCGGTATCAAACAAGTGGACGGTTCAATCGCGTTTGATGCAAATGCCTTATTAGCAAACGAAGTATTTTTGCCAAATGCCGCTTACACCAGCAACCTTAGCATTGTAAAAGGTGGTGACAACACCGCACCAACGGTAAACCCAATTTCTAACCAACGTATCGCGGAAAGCAGTCAAGCGACAGTGCATGCTCATGCGTTTGACGACCAAAATGATCCACTAACATTCATTTGGCGTATTCCTGCTCCGCTTAGCTTTAGTGGCGAAGGTGACACAATTACCATCTCAGCACCTGAAGTTGCAGCTGATCAAACGTTTCAGGCTGAACTTAATGTTACTGACGGCAAGGCGAGCACGACCGTAAAATTCTCAATCACTGTTCAAGATAGCATCAATAACCAATATCCAGCTTGGAATAGTACAACTACCTATGTTGCAGGCGACAGAGTAACACATCAACAGAAAGTGTATGAAGCTAAGTGGTGGACACAGGGAGAAGAGCCCGGTACATCCGACGTTTGGAAAGCAATTTAA
- a CDS encoding FAD-binding and (Fe-S)-binding domain-containing protein — translation MIANISQQDSANELINLYQSKLTDAGFSGDIDTSYATRLVTSTDNSIYQEIPQAVLFPRTNRDVQLALEIAQQDPFLSLTFGPRGGGTGTNGQSLTPGIVIDLSRHMREILEINEQEGWVRVQAGVIKDQLNDFLRPYGYFFSPDLSTSNRATIGGMINTDASGQGSLVYGKTSDHVLGLKTFLVDGTELNTSKLAIDKAEMLAEQKSRTSRIYANVIEICRNNRALILEKFPRLNRFLTGYDLENVFDDSLTTFDLSRIITGSEGSLCVVTEAKLNLTPIQPYKTLINIKYDSFESALRNSPFLVSANATSVETVDSKVLGLAKEDIIWHSVSDLVQDVPGVEMQGLNMVEFNGESEDEISSKVESLCQRLDQLIANKEAGVIGYQLTNDKADILKIYAMRKKSVGLLGNAKGNKKPLAFAEDTAVPPENLADFIIEFRELLDSYQLDYGMFGHVDAGVLHVRPALDMCDPEQERLLRVISDKVVALTAKYRGLMWGEHGKGYRSEYGPEFFGEQLFNELRKIKSLFDKNNRLNPGKICTPLNSSDQLVSVDAQKRAWFDRTIPTEVKVNYEAPINCNGNGLCFNYDDNSPMCPSYKVTKDRRNSPKGRAGLFKEWLRLQNDKGVDLIAVEKQLINHENDTTWWERFLNTRKKNEYDFSHEVKTSMDECLACKACTTACPIKVDVPTFRAKFLNFYYSRYNRPLKDYLVANIERALPTMAKFPNLVNALQNNRAFNFFVERLIGYIDSPALSRVPLIKLVPKKYFYSESNFEKSSDEDQQRAVFIVQDPFTSFYEAELVSDFVQVISKLGFYPLVLPFKPNGKPQHVKGFLKEFKSTAKTAAQFLNTVSEYNRPLVGLDASLVMCYRDEYNDILKESRGDFKVQLAHEWLATIDIPTAATISPSKFTLISHCTETTAMPESKDVWQGIFNKLNSNLEAVNTGCCGMAGTYGHEAQNQKNSKALYESSWQHHIDNAAQDEVLVTGFSCRCQVKRFSGEKPKHPIQALNKLLD, via the coding sequence ATGATCGCAAATATTAGTCAGCAGGATTCTGCAAACGAACTTATCAACCTCTATCAAAGTAAACTAACTGATGCAGGTTTTAGTGGGGACATTGATACGAGTTATGCAACTCGTCTTGTTACGTCAACCGACAATAGTATCTATCAGGAAATCCCTCAAGCAGTATTGTTTCCTAGAACAAATCGAGACGTACAACTTGCACTTGAAATCGCCCAACAAGATCCATTTTTGTCTCTCACCTTTGGCCCCAGAGGCGGAGGAACTGGTACGAATGGTCAATCACTGACACCCGGTATCGTAATTGATTTATCGAGACACATGAGAGAAATTCTCGAGATCAATGAACAAGAAGGGTGGGTTAGAGTTCAAGCGGGTGTCATAAAAGATCAGCTAAATGACTTTCTAAGGCCTTACGGTTATTTCTTTTCTCCAGATCTATCCACAAGTAACCGAGCAACGATAGGCGGTATGATTAATACTGACGCCTCGGGTCAAGGCTCTCTCGTTTATGGTAAAACAAGCGATCATGTCCTTGGACTAAAAACCTTTTTAGTCGACGGTACAGAACTAAATACCTCAAAGTTAGCTATCGATAAAGCGGAAATGCTAGCTGAACAAAAATCGAGAACTTCTCGCATTTATGCAAATGTCATTGAGATTTGTCGAAACAATCGAGCACTTATACTTGAAAAATTTCCACGACTAAACCGCTTTTTAACGGGTTATGACCTAGAAAATGTATTCGACGATTCACTAACTACTTTTGATTTATCTCGAATTATTACGGGATCTGAAGGTTCGCTTTGTGTTGTAACCGAAGCGAAACTTAATTTAACGCCAATTCAGCCATATAAAACCCTAATCAATATCAAGTATGACTCATTTGAATCAGCGCTTAGAAACAGCCCATTCTTGGTTTCCGCTAATGCTACATCGGTCGAAACCGTAGATAGTAAAGTTCTGGGTCTTGCCAAAGAAGACATCATTTGGCATTCAGTATCGGACTTAGTTCAAGATGTACCAGGTGTTGAGATGCAAGGTCTTAACATGGTTGAGTTTAATGGTGAGTCCGAAGATGAAATTTCGTCTAAAGTAGAGAGTTTATGTCAACGATTAGATCAGCTTATTGCGAATAAAGAAGCGGGGGTTATTGGTTATCAACTTACCAATGATAAAGCGGATATCCTTAAGATCTATGCAATGCGTAAAAAATCAGTAGGCTTATTGGGTAACGCAAAAGGTAATAAAAAGCCACTTGCTTTTGCTGAAGATACAGCCGTACCACCTGAAAACCTAGCTGATTTTATTATTGAATTTAGAGAGTTACTTGATAGTTACCAACTAGATTACGGTATGTTTGGACATGTTGACGCTGGTGTTTTACATGTGCGCCCAGCGCTTGATATGTGCGATCCCGAACAAGAAAGACTACTACGTGTGATCTCAGATAAAGTAGTGGCATTAACTGCAAAATACCGAGGACTAATGTGGGGTGAGCATGGAAAAGGTTACCGAAGTGAATATGGACCCGAGTTTTTCGGAGAACAACTATTTAATGAACTTCGTAAAATTAAAAGTTTGTTTGATAAAAACAATCGCTTAAATCCTGGAAAAATTTGTACACCACTAAATTCAAGCGATCAATTAGTATCAGTCGATGCACAGAAAAGAGCTTGGTTTGACCGTACAATCCCAACGGAAGTAAAAGTAAACTACGAAGCGCCAATCAATTGTAATGGTAACGGACTTTGCTTTAACTATGATGACAACTCACCAATGTGCCCATCGTATAAAGTTACCAAAGATCGAAGGAACTCTCCAAAAGGACGCGCTGGGCTATTCAAAGAGTGGTTAAGACTCCAAAACGATAAAGGGGTAGATTTAATTGCAGTAGAGAAGCAATTAATCAATCATGAAAATGATACTACTTGGTGGGAGCGCTTTCTGAATACCCGGAAGAAAAACGAATATGACTTTTCTCATGAAGTTAAAACATCGATGGATGAATGTTTAGCCTGTAAAGCGTGCACAACTGCGTGCCCAATAAAGGTTGATGTTCCTACATTCAGAGCTAAGTTTTTAAACTTTTACTATAGCCGTTACAATCGTCCACTTAAAGATTACCTGGTGGCGAATATAGAGCGCGCACTACCTACCATGGCTAAGTTTCCAAATTTAGTTAACGCTTTACAAAATAATCGCGCTTTTAATTTTTTCGTTGAACGGCTAATTGGCTATATTGACTCACCAGCATTAAGTAGAGTACCGCTGATTAAGCTAGTGCCGAAAAAATACTTTTATTCAGAAAGTAATTTCGAAAAGTCAAGCGATGAAGATCAGCAGCGAGCAGTATTTATTGTTCAAGATCCTTTTACTAGCTTCTATGAAGCGGAACTAGTATCGGACTTTGTGCAAGTCATATCAAAACTCGGGTTTTACCCACTGGTATTGCCTTTTAAGCCAAACGGCAAGCCACAACATGTGAAAGGTTTTTTAAAAGAATTTAAATCTACAGCTAAGACAGCCGCACAGTTTTTAAATACAGTCAGTGAATATAACAGGCCTTTAGTTGGGCTAGATGCCTCTTTGGTAATGTGCTATCGCGATGAATATAATGATATTCTCAAAGAGAGTAGGGGAGACTTTAAGGTACAATTAGCGCATGAATGGCTTGCAACTATCGATATCCCAACGGCTGCAACAATCAGTCCATCAAAATTTACATTAATAAGTCACTGTACAGAAACCACAGCAATGCCTGAATCTAAAGATGTTTGGCAAGGTATTTTTAATAAATTGAACTCTAATTTAGAAGCGGTTAATACGGGATGTTGCGGCATGGCGGGAACTTATGGTCATGAAGCGCAAAACCAAAAAAACTCAAAAGCGCTCTACGAATCCTCATGGCAGCATCATATTGATAACGCGGCTCAGGATGAAGTATTAGTGACTGGCTTCTCTTGTCGTTGTCAGGTTAAACGCTTTAGTGGAGAAAAACCAAAACACCCGATTCAAGCACTTAACAAACTATTAGATTAG
- a CDS encoding HD domain-containing phosphohydrolase — MEFNEQSTTSNEVIRVLCLDDETNVIRSLNRLFRQNGIHAELCSDPQQALSVIRHSSFEVVISDMRMPGMDGATFLHEVKSISPDTQRILLTGYSDLASTIKAINESGIHAYIQKPWDNDILVHTVKECSEKYRLKSLNKKLNEEIVQKNAQLTELNENLEGLVQKRTAQIRKVLSQLEQANQKERKEHLATVELLYNFLNANPFIDGKKAKNIAKLCKIIAKKLELSSEVAETAMMSGYLAEVGLLAMDPEIYKSPPRKLSEAQKKIYYTHPSIAQLMLMPAQHLSDVSEAIYHQFEKFNGQGIPKGLKGKEIPLGSQILAVARDYYDNLYSANGSDKEKADLALDLIRTYRGNFYSPEVVDILEQAVSNNELGQEQVGSVDILTTEKLKPGMTLGLALHSNQGILLLPKGHTFTDKSIDKLKQLETQRPIPFRIMVKQ, encoded by the coding sequence TTGGAATTTAACGAGCAATCAACGACTTCAAATGAAGTAATACGCGTGCTTTGCCTTGATGATGAAACTAATGTTATACGCTCGTTAAATCGCTTATTCCGACAAAACGGAATACATGCTGAGCTCTGCAGTGATCCACAGCAAGCCTTATCGGTGATCCGCCACTCTTCTTTTGAAGTTGTTATTAGTGATATGCGCATGCCTGGGATGGATGGTGCCACCTTCTTGCATGAAGTAAAAAGTATTAGTCCTGATACACAACGTATATTACTTACGGGGTACTCTGATCTTGCTTCGACAATTAAAGCCATTAATGAAAGCGGGATCCATGCATACATTCAAAAGCCTTGGGACAACGATATTCTCGTACATACCGTTAAAGAATGTTCAGAGAAATACCGATTAAAAAGCTTAAACAAGAAGCTTAATGAAGAGATAGTGCAAAAGAATGCTCAGCTTACAGAGTTAAACGAAAACCTTGAAGGGTTAGTACAAAAACGTACTGCGCAGATCCGTAAAGTATTAAGTCAATTAGAGCAGGCTAATCAAAAGGAACGCAAAGAACATCTGGCCACCGTAGAGTTGCTCTATAACTTCCTAAATGCGAATCCTTTTATCGACGGTAAAAAAGCAAAGAATATCGCCAAGTTATGTAAAATCATAGCTAAGAAGCTAGAACTCTCAAGTGAAGTGGCTGAAACTGCGATGATGTCTGGATATCTAGCAGAAGTAGGGTTACTAGCGATGGATCCAGAAATTTATAAATCGCCACCTAGAAAACTAAGCGAAGCACAAAAGAAAATTTATTATACTCACCCTTCCATTGCACAGCTTATGCTGATGCCTGCGCAGCACCTGTCTGACGTATCCGAAGCGATTTACCATCAGTTTGAAAAATTTAATGGCCAAGGGATCCCAAAAGGACTTAAAGGTAAAGAAATCCCTTTGGGGTCACAAATACTGGCAGTTGCCCGAGACTATTATGACAACTTATATAGCGCAAACGGTTCTGATAAAGAGAAAGCTGATTTAGCGCTCGATCTAATTCGCACATACAGAGGTAATTTCTACTCTCCTGAAGTTGTTGATATTTTAGAGCAAGCAGTGAGTAACAACGAGCTTGGTCAAGAGCAGGTCGGCTCGGTTGACATCCTGACAACCGAAAAGCTAAAGCCTGGTATGACTTTGGGTTTGGCGCTTCACAGCAATCAAGGAATTTTGCTGTTACCTAAAGGTCATACCTTTACCGATAAGTCGATAGATAAACTCAAGCAGCTAGAAACACAGCGTCCAATCCCCTTCCGGATTATGGTCAAGCAATAA